The genomic segment GCCCAGAAAAACCCAGACTATTACTAACTTTTAAAATATATAACGGGAAAATCTATAGATACAACGTTATCTCTGACTACTCAAAAATTAATTCACTAATACTATCTGGGGTGAAGCCACTGTAGCGTAAAACACTAAGAAGGTTTTCTCACCAGGAGTGCAGACTTGAAGTCCCTCATATCAGGCAGTTATGAACCACACAACAACGACGCCCCGCCACCGTACGCCTTGTAGTTAAGGCGCGGGAGGCGGGGCGTCGTCACGCGGCGACATAAAACGCAAGAAACACCTAGGAAAGCTTCATGGTGCCGGTTTCCTGGAACCGCTGGTGGAAGCTGAATGCGGTGGCCAGGTCGTGCGGGGTCTGCAGGGTCTTGCGTTCCGTGGCTGCCTTGAGCGCGCGGTCGTAGTATTCCTCAAGCAGCGGCCGGTAATCCGGGTGTGCGAGAGCAATGATTTTTTCTACGCGCTGGCGCGGTGCAAGGCCCCGCAGGTCTGCGTAGCCGTACTCGGTGATAATCACCTTGACGTCTTGTTCGGTGTGGTCCACGTGGGAGACAAACGGAACGATGGCGGAGATGGCACCACCCTTGGCGTCGGAAGGCGTGATGAAGGAGCTAATGTAGCCGTTGCGGGTGAAGTCCGCGGAACCGCCGACACCGTTCATCATGCGGGAGCCGATGACGTTGGTGGAGTTGACGTTGCCGTAAATGTCGGCTTCGATCAGACCGTTGGTGCAGATCAGGCCAAGGCGACGTATGACTTCGGGATGGTTGGAGATCTGCTGAGGGCGCAGAATAATGGACTCGCGGTACTTGGATGCCTCATTGTTCATACGCTCGGCGTATTCGGGCGATAGGGAGAAGGCGGTGGCGGATGCGACCGTCATTTTCCCGGCGTCGATAAGGTCGACCATGCCGTCCTGAATAACCTCGGTGTATGCCTGAATGTTCTCGAACTTGGAGTCCAGCAGGCCGCTCATCACGGCGTTCGGCACGTTACCGACGCCGGACTGCATGCGGTAGCCGTCGTAGGTGAGGCGACCAGCAGCAACCTCGCCCTCCAGGAAGTCCAGGAAGTGGCCAGCGATCTGCTTGGACTGCTCATCAAGGGGCTTGAAGGGGGCGTTGCGATCCTGCAGGTCGGTTTCCACCACAGCAACGACCTTGTTCACATCAATGTCGATGTAGGGGGTACCGACACGCTGGCCGGGTTCCGTAATCGGAATGGCCACGCGGTTGGGCAGCGGGTTGTTGCGCCAAATATCGGCCATGCCTTCGAGTTCTTCGGACTGCCAGGAGTTGACCTCAATGATGATCTTCTCCGCTGCATCCAGGTACTCAACGTTGTTGCCAATGGAGGAAGAAGGAATGATGTGGCCTTCCTCGGTAATGCGCACAGCCTCCACGATGGCAACGTTCATGCGGCCAAAAAAGCCCTGCTGCACGTACATGCCGGACTCGGACAGGTGGTAGTCCGCGTAGAGGCTGGTGCCGTCGTTGATCTTGTTACGCATGATCGGATCGGACTGGTAGGGGGTGCGGAACCGAACTGCATCCGCCTCAGCCAACACACCATCACAGTCTGGAGCGGTGGAGGCACCGGTGAACAAGTCGATCATGAATTCATCGCCTTTGGCGTGCGCCTCCTTCGCACGTTCCGCGATGGCGGTGGGCAGAACCTTCGGGTAGCCAGCACCGGTAAAGCCGGAAATGCCGACCTTATCGCCATGGTTGACAAACTGTGCGGCCTCGTCGGCCGTCATCACCTTAGAACGGAGCTGAGCGTTAGCAATCCGATCGGACATGTATTCCTCCTCAAGCGCCGGGTGGCCAGCTGCAACGACCACGCCGGAGATGTGACACATCGACTACCCAAGCAGCGCCACAGGACACACTGTGACTCACTTAGACAATCAGCAAGCTAGTTACCCTCACCACAATAAACCATCCGCCCCATCCCTGCTTTTTGAACAAATAATCGTGTGGACTTTCACCCAGAAAGCACCCCCAATAGCCACCCCCTCCAGGTGTGGTGCCGTAGCGCCTGTGAGTCAGCCCATCGCCGGGTTGCTGAAATTGGACTTCCGGGATTCTGGTGAGTTTGTCGCCCATCCGGAAGTATCTACAATGGCCTGCGTGGCACAACCAGCAGCTCCCCTGTCCATAGGCTCCCTCACCCTCACCTCCCCCGTGGTGCTCGCACCCATGGCCGGGGTGACCAACGTGGCATTCCGCACGCTGTGCCGCGAGCAGGAGCGAGAAAAGATGGGCAGCGTATCCGGGTTGTATGTCTGTGAAATGGTCACCGCCCGCGCGCTGGTGGAACGCAACGAAAAAACGCTACATATGACCACCTTCGCCCCTGATGAAAACCCCCGATCACTGCAGCTGTACACCACCGATCCGCACTGGACCTATGAGGCCGCGAAAATGATTGTGGATGAAAACCTCGCCGACCACATCGACATGAACTTCGGCTGCCCGGTCCCCAAAGTCACCCGGCGCGGCGGCGGTTCAGCACTGCCCTATAAAAGGAAACTGTTTGGCAATATCGTCGCCGCTGCCGTTCGCGCCACGGAAGGCACGGATATTCCAGTGACGGTGAAGTTCCGCGTGGGCATTGACGACGCCCACAAAACCCACCTGGATGCCGGGCGCATTGCCGCAGCGGAAGGCGCGGCGGCGGTGGCGCTTCACGCCCGCACTGCGGCGCAGCGGTACTCCGGCAAGGCCGACTGGTCGGAGATCGCGCGGTTGAAGGAACACATGGCCGATTCGGGAATCCCGGTGCTGGGCAACGGCGATATTTTCGCAGCTTCTGACGCTGCAGCCATGATGGACCAAACGGGTTGCGACGGCGTGGTGGTCGGCCGTGGTTGCCTGGGCCGCCCCTGGTTGTTTGCCGAACTCGCCGCCCAGCTCACCGGCCGTCCCCTACCCCCACAACCCACGTTGGGTGAAGTGACGCGCATTATTCAACGCCATGCCGAGCTGCTGGCAGCCCACCATGGTGAGGAGCACGGCTGCCGCGAACTACGCAAGCACGTGTCCTGGTATTTGCGAGGCTTCCCCGTCGGAGGCGACATGCGCCGCGACCTCGCCCGCGTATCGACGCTCGCGCACCTCGCCGACATCCTCGCCCCCTTCAGCGACTCCCCCGCACTCGCCGATGACGCTGATGGGGCGCGCGGCCGCCAGGGTTCTCCTGGGAAAGTCGTGTTGCCGGAGGGCTGGCTCGACGACCCGGAAGATGACACCGTGCCCGAGGGTGCTGACATTATGCACTCAGGTGGGTAAGGGGATGTGCAAGGTAAGTCCACCGACAAGCTCGAAAATGGGCTGTTTTCGTACCTGGTAGTAGACCTATATAACAAGCATGAAAAATGTGCTTACGCTCAAGCTCAAAAACAGCTGTTTTTCGTGCTCAGAGATAAGCACACTGCACACCCCACGACTCCTTAACTAACTCAGCGCCGCCACCGCAGATTCCATTCGTCCTTTGTGCACTCCACTCAGCGGCGCATACCCCAGGTTGCGGAGTTCGTCATCTTGGTGCCGCAAGGCAACGGTGAGAAAGTCCTTCACGCGTTTGCGCACCTCGGGCGGGTATCCCGCCGAGCAGACAATGCTGTAGCTGGTGACAATAAGTGGGTAGCTGTCGGGTTGTTTCGCGGCGTCGTATAGCGCATCGGTATCAACCACGAGGTTGTGTCCATTGTTGGCGAAGGTGGCTTTGGCCACGGCTGCTTCCACCGCAGGCCCCTCGGGAACAACGGGTCCCGCACCGAAATCAATCGCGGCAAGACCAAGTCGCGCGCCCACGGCGTAGCCGGTTTCCACGTATCCAACCGCGCCGTTTGTGTCACGGATGGTATCAACAACCCCGTTTGAGCCGCTGGCCCCCACACCCCCGTACCCGGCGTAGTCCAAGCCGGTGGTGTTCCACGCCCCGTTTGTGGTGCCTTTAAAAAAGCGTTGCAGGGTGTCTGTGCTGCCGGAACGGTCCGATCGGTAGACGGGCGTGATGTGTTCTTCGGGAAGGTTGACTCCCGGGTTCAGCGCGGCGATGGCCGGGTCATTCCAGGTGTGGATTTCGTCTTTGTATATCCGGGTCAGTACGTCGGCGTTGAGCACGAGTTTGGGCACGCCGTCAAGGTGATAGGTGATGGCGAGTCCGCCGAAGGCCAGGGGCAGGTGCCAGGCTTCATTGCCGCCGCATCGTTCCGCAGCTTGGCTGGCCTGCTCGGCGGTCAGGGGCGTGTCGGACCCCGCAATGTCGACGGTTCCCGCCAGGAAGTTTGTTTGGCCTTCCCCCGACCCCGCAGGCGGGTAGGACAGTCGCGCGCCGGGGACGGCGGTGGCGTACTTGATGCCATAGAGGTCCATGGCGCGCTTTTGGGCGCTGGAACCTTCGGCGAGTACCTGGCCTTCGGTCTTGGTCAGTCCTGGCTCGTCGACAAGGCCGATGGGGGTTTCACGACTTTCTACGCATCCAGCGAGGCACCCGGCAACAAGGAGGGTCGAGATGATGGCGACACGTTTCACGGGCACTTCCTTAGTTTTCCGCCGACTCATGGGCATAGAGCACATGGTTTTCCACTTCTTCAAAGCCTAGTTTTTCATAGGCCGCCACGGCGGGAACATTATCGGCCTCCACATACAAAATGATGCGCCCCATCCCGGCCTCCGCTAGGTGGTCAAGCCCTAGGCGCACAAGCGGATCGCCAAGCCCGCGCCCACGATAGGCGGCGGCGAGTCCCACGACGTAGACTTCCCCCAGCTCAGTGCTGTGCCGTTTAGTCCAGTGGAAGCCCGCAAGTTGGTCGCCGTCCCACAGCAGGAGCACGTCGGCCGAGTTGAACCAGCTCGCGGCCATGGCTTGGTCAAGGCGAGCGCGATCCCAGCCGCCTTGCTCGGGGTGCCAATCGAAAGCCTCGTTGTTAGCCGCAAGCCAGGCGTCCAGCACCGCATCCCTACCGAACCGTTCGGCGGATTCGTCAAGGTTCAGGCAGACCATGCTGTCCGGCAGCTGGGTTTCAGCTGGCACCCAATCCACGCCCATCACTAAAAGTTCGCGTATCGACGCCCACCCACGCGCCGCCGCCAGGCCCTTCGCCGCTGGCAGGTTCCCATGCGCCCACACGTGCGCGCTCTCCCCCAGTGACCCAAGGAGCGCGGTGCCCAGACCGCGGCGTCGATAAGCGGGGTGAACAACAAGTTCCCAGGAAGCCCCATCCCCGGCGGCCAGTGCCACCACCTGGTCGTCGGTGAGAATGTAGGCGTGGGTGTGCCCCAGCTCCGGTTCGGAAAGTCCGCGCAGGAACTGCTCAGACAGCGGTGCCACGCCGTCGTGAGTGGTGGCGGTGTCGATGAGTACAGTGTCAGGAACCGTGCCGTTGTGAATGCGCATACCTTCCAGGCTAATGATATGAATTGTAAGTGTGAAGCTACGCCGTCCCGCCGTTATTATCTCCAGTGCCCTCGCGCTGACGTTCGGAATTGGCTGGCTTGTGGATAGCATTGTGGCGGCACGGGTGGAAATGCGCATCGCCCAAGAAATCGAGGCCGTCACCCCGGTGGAAAGCAACCCCCGCATCTACGTTGGCGGATTCCCCTATTTGCTGGCGCTGAGCACGCACAAAGTGCCGGCGATCACCTCAGAAAGCCTGGATGTGCGCATTCCTGGCCTGGGGTTGGTGAACCTGCGCACCGAGGCGGACCGTGTGACGCTCAGCAACGAGCAACTTTTAAACGGCAACATTGAAGGGGCGAAGGCAAAGGCACTGTCGCACTACATGCGTCTCGACGGCGTGGCACTCGGCAGCTTCCTCAACATCACCGACCTGGACATCAGCCATCCCTCCGACATTTCCCCTACCAGCACCTCCGCCTCCGAGGCGCAGCTCACGGGGACGCCACCGAACTTCACGGAACCCGTGGTCGCCGAGGTGAAACTCCGCATCAAAGGAAGCACCATCTCCATCGAACCCACCAGCGTGCGCGGCGCGCCACCAGGCCGGGAAGAAGAAGCACTCAACGCCTTCTCCTGGACCGTGGACTCCACCGAGCTCCCCCTCGGTGGGCGTGCCACCAACATCAACTGCAACGGAGGATCCATCTACATCTCCTCCGAAATCTCCAACGTGACGCTCAGCTACAAGGACTTTGCGCCGCTCCTACGCGAAAACCAAGAAGAAAGCTAGAGTGAGCTAGGGTGTAGGGCATGACTGAAAGCCCTGATAACACTGCAACAACCCAAGATGCCGCCAACTCCACCGCAGACGAGATCCGATTGGACGGCAACGCCGCCGTGAATCTCGCTGCGGAGCAATCCAAACTCACCGGCGGGCGGAACATTCCGACGTTGAGCGGCATTGACGGTCTTGACGACCTCCCCGTTGCCGAGGACACCGCCAACCTGCGGCTCGGCCCTAACCTACACGACGGCCTGCTGGCGTTGCTGCCCCTCATTGGTGTGTGGCGCGGTGCTGGTCAAGCAGATTCAGCGTCTGACGGTCAGTACGCTTTCGGCCAGCAGCTCATTTTCGCCCACGACGGCGAAAACTACATTTCCTACGAATCGCGCATCTGGAAGCTCGACAAGGAGGGCAACGCCACCGACCAAGACCAGCGGGAAACCGGCTTCTGGCGGATCAACGACAAAGACGAGATCGAATTCATCTGCTGCAATTCCTCCGGTGTCGTCGAGATTTTTTATGGCAACCCCCTGAACGAGCGCGCGTGGGAAGTGGAATCCGCCTCCACCATGGTCACCGCAACCGGTCCCGCCGAGCTGGGTCCCGGCAAGCGCCTCTACGGCCTCATGCCCACCAATGAGCTGGGCTGGGTAGACGAGCGCATGGTGGGCAAGGAACTCCGACCGCGCATGTCCGCGCAGCTGGCACGCGTGGTCGGGTAAGGCGTGGTCGGATAAGACGCAGGGCAGGTCAGCTCAGCGCTGCGAACATCATGCGTCGCACTTTGTCTTCGTTAGCGGGTGCGGGCAGGTGAACATCGTTGATGCAGGTGACTCGAGCGGCAACCCGAACGGAACTGACCAGCCAGACCGAGTCGGCGTCGATAAGCTGTTGAACAGTGAGGTCGGTTTCCTGGCAGTCCCAGCCCTTCCATTCAGCGTGCTGGTACAAGGCAGCCTGCGTGGTGCCGGGCAGGACGTCGCCGCCGGGGTCGGGGTGAACAGCGCAGTGCCTTGTGCAGCAACCACCGTCGAGGTGGCCCCCTCCAGAACGCAGTCACCATCAACGTAGATCACATCATCAAAGCCACAGCTTCGGGCATGCCGCAGGGCCGCCATATTAGCCGCGTAGCTGAGCGTTTTCGCGCCAACGATCATCCAGGGTGCGGCCTCATCGGGCGTGGTGGTCACGCTGAACCCACGTGGAGCCGTCATCACCGACACTCCCAGATGGCGCTGCTCCAGATGCTCCACAGGGATCTGCTTCACAGTAATCCAGGCGCTGGGACGGTTCGTGGCGGTGCGGCCACGGGTGAGGGTCCACACGCAGGAGGCATCAACGTCCTTCGGCCAGGATTGAATGGCCTCGGCCGTGGCTGCGCGCCAATACTCCGCATCCGGCTCCGGCAAGCCCAGCAGCGCCGCCGATGCGGCGAAACGTTTGCTGTGGCGCTCCAGATTACAAGCATGGCCATCGCGGATCAGTAGAGTTTCGAACACACCGTCGCCGCGCGTGACGGCAGCATCATCCCAATAAATCAGCGGCAATTCTGGATTGTGATGGCGGATCGGACCGCCAAACGTATCCATAACAACAACGACGGGTTTCACGGCGGATGCGGCGGGGGTGGCGGCATGTGAGCTCATACCCTAGATTATCCACGCTTTGTGGGACTACGATGCCAGTGTGGCTACTTTGCACCCTTCACCACCCCCCTCACCGTTACTTTCACGACCAGGTGCGGCGATCGCCCGCGATGCTGATGCCGCAATCGGGGGTACCAACGTCGCCTGGCACTACGGCAATCCGCTGGGGGAACAACGCTACCCCACCATGCTCATCGACCGCTCCGACCGGCAGGTGGTACGCGTCACTGGGCCAGAAGCCCCGCAGTTTCTGAACAACCTCCTCTCCCAAAAGCTTGACGACGCCCCCGATGGATTCAGCGCCGCCGCACTCGACCTTGACCCCCAGGGCCGCGTTCTGCATCACGCCGACCTGCTCATCCACGACGGTGCCTTCTACCTAGACGCACCCGCCCCGCAGGCGCAATCCCTTCACGACTACCTCACCCGCATGGTCTTCTGGTCCGACGTCACCATCGAACTCACCGATCTAGCGGTGCTTACCCTCCTCGGCGACCCCATTGACCTGCCGGAGGATGTGCTTAGCCGCCCGGTCCACTGGGGCGGAAAGCCGCGTATCGATGTCCTGGTGCCCCGTGACCATCTTGAACCCACCGTGGCAGCCCTCGAAGCTGCAGGCGCCCAACTGGCTGGTCTCATGGCCTATACGGCAGAGCGGGTCACAGCGCTGGAACCTGACCTGCTTCTGGACCTTGATGAAAAAACCATCCCCCACGAAGTACCAGGGTGGATCGGCCGCCTCGGCGATGACTCCTGGCCTGGTGCCGTACACCTAGAAAAAGGCTGCTACCGCGGCCAAGAAACAGTGGCGCGAGTACACAACCTGGGCCGTTCCCCACGGGTGCTGGCACTGGCACACCTTGATGGGTCCGCCCCAACGCTGCCCGCACCGGGCGACGAGCTGAAAACCTCCGGCGGTCGGTCACGTGTGGTTGGTCGGATTGGGACCGTTGTGCACGATGCAGACCTGGGGCCTATAGCACTGGTCCTCGTCAAACGCAGCGCTGCGGGAAGTGCAGGCTTGGTTGCGGGTGAGGCTGGCGAGGTGGCCGTGGCCATTGATGCAGATTCCATTCCCGCCGACGATGGCGAGCGCCCCGGCCGGGCCGCGATCAATCGCCTGAAGGGCCTGTAGGCGACGGTAACGGTGGCCTGTTGACGGCAGGTCAACAGGCCACATCGCCCCTATTTAGGGGTAGTTTTGGAATGAGTAAGACTTCTTTGGACATACCTTTTTAAGAAGTTACGTGATAGATCAACAACTACCCGGCTGCTGTTAGAGCACCGCCTACTAGCTGGGATTCATCACTGTGTTGAACAAGCCCCCACAACACGACACGCTATTGCACAAAAACACCAATCGCGCTCACAAGAGTGCGAGGTCAAACACTAATTGCGGCATTTTCTCCTCACACCAGCTATTGTGTCTAACAGGAATACACAGTAAGACAAAGCTCAGAGGGTGCCGAATTCCCGCAGCACCCCGCTCACTCCAAGGGGGTCAGGCCATGGGTCGCGGCCGTGCCAAGGCAAAACAAGCCAAGGTTGCTCGTCAACTGAAGTACAACTCTCCTGATATGGATCTGGATTCGCTTCAACGGGAGCTGTCCGGAAAGTCGGATCGCGGGTCCTCGTACCCCGAAGACGACCAATATGCAGAGTGGGCTGATTGGTCCCCCGAGGACGAGGATAATCCCGAATCCAAGTGGCGCTAACAGCCCGTGTGCTGACGCCCACAACTCACCCCCAGTGATACGGGCTTTCAGCATCGCGACAGCGAGGTAGGCACACGCCCACCTCGCTTTTCGTCGTGTCTTAAAAATACGAATATACTGTTTTCCAACGTGCCACGGTATCAAACATTTGCTTTGATAGATAAACTACTACTATGCATCAGTGCAGGGGATCTTTCTAGACTCCCATAGAGTGGCTTTAGGCAACATCGATGACACCATCGGCAGCAGTTGCTAAATGTTTGCCATACCTGCTGTTTGCTTGTTTTGCGGGTAATCACCACATACGGATGGCGAACTTGTCACACGCCTTACACTGAGATGCGGCCAGATAGAGACGCTGAGCTTCAAGCGTTAGGCGTAGCACACCACACGCCAGAACACAAAATCGCCCGTAGCCACGCATGGCCACATACGTTGCCTGCTGCAATACTTCTCTACACTTCTACTTCTTGTTTTATTTACGGACGTAGTTAACTACCGCAATGGGGTTTTCTCACTACGTTCGCCAATCAGGGTCATAATGCAGCGATATCAACACCACAACACTCCTAGCGATCTTCGTAATTACCGTCGGACACAGACTGACGTGTTGTAAGGCCTTATAATGCTTCAATGCCACGTCCCCCTCAGTAGGTGCTTTGATGTTGGTAATAATCCCATTACGTTGTAAGTAGTTCCAGTTCAAAAAGGCAAACAGTCCTCACATCACAGCCATAGGCATACCCTCCCCGCGCTACGCTTGAGTTCCGTTCCTCCCCTAAGAAAGGAACTAGTCGCTGGCTTTGGCATGGCTCTATTGCCGTCCCTGTCTATCACATGATCCGGGGGGTGATGCCACCGGAGACCGTGGCGCACTCCACACTGCTCATAGGAACCTGACCCACCCCAACCAAATAAGGTCTGCTTTGTAATGCGGATGCCAGCCACCAGTCACACCCGACGAACCATTCTTCCCAGCGACGAACACAACCCAACAACCGTTCATCGCTAGAACAAACCGATGACACATGACCACGTCATAGGCGTTGACGTAGGAAAATACTTCCACCACGCCTGCGTCCTCGACCCCAGTGGCACAACCATTCAATCCACACGAATTGAACAATCCGAAGCCGCTCTAACTTGAGTTTTTCACTCAGTTCACCACCACCGGCAGCACGCTCGTTGTCGTAGATCAACCCAACAACATCGGCACAACTCACCGTCACCGTCGCTCACGCCACAGGTGCCGACGTGACATACCTGCCAGGGCTATCAATGCGTCAACGTGCACGTATCCACACAGGAAACTTAAAAAACAGATATCCGCGATGCCTTCGTCATCGCCTACGCGGGACGATTCCTCCCCGATGCCCTACGCACCGTTGACCGCACCGATTGTGATCTTCCAGCAGCTCAAAGTGCTCAATGGTATCGATGATGACCTCACCCGCGCCTACACTAGGCTGATCAACCAAATCCGTTCGACCCTAGTGGGAACATATCCAGAGTGTGAACACCTCCTCCGCGGTTCGATGATCCACCGCAGATGGATACTAGAACTGCTTGCCCACTATGGTGGGCCAACGAAACTCCGCCGCCTAGGTCGCAGCCGTGCCATCACATGCGCCAAGAAACACACAGCACGCAACCCCGCACCCATTGTGGACGCCCTATGTGATGCGATCACCAGTCAAAAGCTCACCCTCCCCGGCGCTGGCGAAGCCGAACTAGGCATAAGCACTGGCCGCCACCGACGCCCTGGCGAAATTGGACCACCGTAAACGAATCCACCAATAGGTCCTAGACATCATTGATCAGATCCCCCTGACCCAAGTGCTGCTGTCCATGCCAGGTATCGGTCCAGCGACAGCTGCGCGACCCCTGATGACCACAGGTGTTCAGTGACTTCGCAACAGCAGCTCAGCTGGCCTCGTATGCAGGCCTATGCCCGACAACGAACCAGTCGGGAACATCAATCAATTCACACAGTGTAAACAGGGCGGGCAACAAAAAATTAAACAACGCCCTATGGCAGTACTGTTTTTCAGCTATCAGACACCACGAGCGTTCACGGCAATTCTACGAGCGCAAACGCCAGGAAGGAAAGCGACACAACGCAGCCGTGGTGTGTCTAGCACGCAAACGCCTCAACGTCTTGTTCGCGATGGTCAAAGCCGGCACTTTCTACAGTGAGGACTACGCCAGTACTCCATAACCCTTAAGCACACCACCAGAAGCCCCCAACACCGCCGACTGGAACCCCTACGCCAGCCGGCTACTGAGCATACCCACCTACTGGGGCGCTCAGTCCCCTTCCCACCCGCCGGTAGACTTGACAAACACTATAGGCCCCCCGATGGTCTCATCATCCGGGTGTGGGACGGTATCCTTTTGGTGAAGTCGTCACCCTAGGACCTCTGCTCCCTGGTAGCCTTTATCAGCGAAAATCCACAACCCAGTAGCCCACGCGACATCAAAAATGTGCTTTTTCGCAGCGGTGATATCATGCGTTGCCCGAGGCTCGACCGGAGCGATATATAACAACGGCCTGCCACCCCAGTTGGATAAGACTTGGAGGTTCCCGCCGAAACACCAGTGCCTACCAGAAAACCAACCAACTGTTGCGTAGATCGTTTCCCCCGTCATCGGTGGTATCGCGGCCGGTGACTTTTCCGATGGCAACAACGTCAGTGTGAATAAACGTGCCATCCAAACACAAGATCAACTCACCTGCGGCTTCCTGATCAGCTAATACTTGCTGCAAGCTACGAGCACGGTGCGCAACCACATTGAGCGCTTTGTAAAGATACCGGTATGCGGTGGCTTGGCTAATGCCGCTGTCATAGGTTGAGCGATGCACAGAAGTGGCATCGATCAACCAGCGCAGGACCCCAGTAGTGTTTGGGCCTTGCAGATGGCGGGGCGTTGGTAACGGCAGTTATCACAGGCCAGGCGATGGATATTTAAGCCAGCAGCAGATCGTGTCAGCAATATGGGTAGGAATGCCAAGACAGGCACGATAGGTGAGCCATACGGAAAGGACCTTTCTAGGTGATTTTTGGTTAATGGCTAACCTAGCAGTTGGACCCTTTTCCTCTATTGCTGCGACACGCATGTTGGCCTGAGAGTTTAGGTAGTTATGGGGCTTCTAATCCGCATCCTGGTGAAAAACTGTCAGTACGCCGCGTGCTCGCTCGTCAACACCACGCGGGGAGCCC from the Corynebacterium durum genome contains:
- a CDS encoding acetyl-CoA hydrolase/transferase family protein, with translation MSDRIANAQLRSKVMTADEAAQFVNHGDKVGISGFTGAGYPKVLPTAIAERAKEAHAKGDEFMIDLFTGASTAPDCDGVLAEADAVRFRTPYQSDPIMRNKINDGTSLYADYHLSESGMYVQQGFFGRMNVAIVEAVRITEEGHIIPSSSIGNNVEYLDAAEKIIIEVNSWQSEELEGMADIWRNNPLPNRVAIPITEPGQRVGTPYIDIDVNKVVAVVETDLQDRNAPFKPLDEQSKQIAGHFLDFLEGEVAAGRLTYDGYRMQSGVGNVPNAVMSGLLDSKFENIQAYTEVIQDGMVDLIDAGKMTVASATAFSLSPEYAERMNNEASKYRESIILRPQQISNHPEVIRRLGLICTNGLIEADIYGNVNSTNVIGSRMMNGVGGSADFTRNGYISSFITPSDAKGGAISAIVPFVSHVDHTEQDVKVIITEYGYADLRGLAPRQRVEKIIALAHPDYRPLLEEYYDRALKAATERKTLQTPHDLATAFSFHQRFQETGTMKLS
- the dusB gene encoding tRNA dihydrouridine synthase DusB, translated to MACVAQPAAPLSIGSLTLTSPVVLAPMAGVTNVAFRTLCREQEREKMGSVSGLYVCEMVTARALVERNEKTLHMTTFAPDENPRSLQLYTTDPHWTYEAAKMIVDENLADHIDMNFGCPVPKVTRRGGGSALPYKRKLFGNIVAAAVRATEGTDIPVTVKFRVGIDDAHKTHLDAGRIAAAEGAAAVALHARTAAQRYSGKADWSEIARLKEHMADSGIPVLGNGDIFAASDAAAMMDQTGCDGVVVGRGCLGRPWLFAELAAQLTGRPLPPQPTLGEVTRIIQRHAELLAAHHGEEHGCRELRKHVSWYLRGFPVGGDMRRDLARVSTLAHLADILAPFSDSPALADDADGARGRQGSPGKVVLPEGWLDDPEDDTVPEGADIMHSGG
- the pstS gene encoding phosphate ABC transporter substrate-binding protein PstS, which encodes MKRVAIISTLLVAGCLAGCVESRETPIGLVDEPGLTKTEGQVLAEGSSAQKRAMDLYGIKYATAVPGARLSYPPAGSGEGQTNFLAGTVDIAGSDTPLTAEQASQAAERCGGNEAWHLPLAFGGLAITYHLDGVPKLVLNADVLTRIYKDEIHTWNDPAIAALNPGVNLPEEHITPVYRSDRSGSTDTLQRFFKGTTNGAWNTTGLDYAGYGGVGASGSNGVVDTIRDTNGAVGYVETGYAVGARLGLAAIDFGAGPVVPEGPAVEAAVAKATFANNGHNLVVDTDALYDAAKQPDSYPLIVTSYSIVCSAGYPPEVRKRVKDFLTVALRHQDDELRNLGYAPLSGVHKGRMESAVAALS
- the mshD gene encoding mycothiol synthase, whose protein sequence is MRIHNGTVPDTVLIDTATTHDGVAPLSEQFLRGLSEPELGHTHAYILTDDQVVALAAGDGASWELVVHPAYRRRGLGTALLGSLGESAHVWAHGNLPAAKGLAAARGWASIRELLVMGVDWVPAETQLPDSMVCLNLDESAERFGRDAVLDAWLAANNEAFDWHPEQGGWDRARLDQAMAASWFNSADVLLLWDGDQLAGFHWTKRHSTELGEVYVVGLAAAYRGRGLGDPLVRLGLDHLAEAGMGRIILYVEADNVPAVAAYEKLGFEEVENHVLYAHESAEN
- a CDS encoding LmeA family phospholipid-binding protein, translating into MKLRRPAVIISSALALTFGIGWLVDSIVAARVEMRIAQEIEAVTPVESNPRIYVGGFPYLLALSTHKVPAITSESLDVRIPGLGLVNLRTEADRVTLSNEQLLNGNIEGAKAKALSHYMRLDGVALGSFLNITDLDISHPSDISPTSTSASEAQLTGTPPNFTEPVVAEVKLRIKGSTISIEPTSVRGAPPGREEEALNAFSWTVDSTELPLGGRATNINCNGGSIYISSEISNVTLSYKDFAPLLRENQEES
- a CDS encoding FABP family protein, whose amino-acid sequence is MTESPDNTATTQDAANSTADEIRLDGNAAVNLAAEQSKLTGGRNIPTLSGIDGLDDLPVAEDTANLRLGPNLHDGLLALLPLIGVWRGAGQADSASDGQYAFGQQLIFAHDGENYISYESRIWKLDKEGNATDQDQRETGFWRINDKDEIEFICCNSSGVVEIFYGNPLNERAWEVESASTMVTATGPAELGPGKRLYGLMPTNELGWVDERMVGKELRPRMSAQLARVVG
- a CDS encoding CAF17-like 4Fe-4S cluster assembly/insertion protein YgfZ, yielding MLIDRSDRQVVRVTGPEAPQFLNNLLSQKLDDAPDGFSAAALDLDPQGRVLHHADLLIHDGAFYLDAPAPQAQSLHDYLTRMVFWSDVTIELTDLAVLTLLGDPIDLPEDVLSRPVHWGGKPRIDVLVPRDHLEPTVAALEAAGAQLAGLMAYTAERVTALEPDLLLDLDEKTIPHEVPGWIGRLGDDSWPGAVHLEKGCYRGQETVARVHNLGRSPRVLALAHLDGSAPTLPAPGDELKTSGGRSRVVGRIGTVVHDADLGPIALVLVKRSAAGSAGLVAGEAGEVAVAIDADSIPADDGERPGRAAINRLKGL
- a CDS encoding DUF3073 domain-containing protein, which encodes MGRGRAKAKQAKVARQLKYNSPDMDLDSLQRELSGKSDRGSSYPEDDQYAEWADWSPEDEDNPESKWR